A genomic segment from Asterias amurensis chromosome 6, ASM3211899v1 encodes:
- the LOC139938279 gene encoding N-lysine methyltransferase KMT5A-like: MGKRGRKPKKVALVPESNSTVSSIMTVPGNSPSVKSPKFKREDSYYAQNDEKDVMQPPADKSGKITSYFPKSPEGRLNQKDLLPARGDPNNEDTVQGTMGEESDVASLPLLGLITPDTTPTKECIQPPARSTQRRPLPSSPHHQPTPSNPNPEERDLRPKAAQKLDYSDQVGKVEDDKAVGSEPTNTTSRSADTKEGGKTSRKGKRRSKAARQAKQVQSPSVTLKDYFPVRRSNRKCKTAIEAEEKKMLHHAILSGLEEGVEVHDIVGKGRGVIATKVFMKGDFVVEYHGDHIDTKTARKRESEYAADPSIGCYMYYYQYNNKAYCVDATHESGRIGRLLNHSKSGNCTTKLISINSTPYLILVAAKTISVGEELVYDYGDRDKESLQSHPWLAL; the protein is encoded by the exons ATGGGGAAAA GAGGTCGTAAACCAAAGAAAGTTGCTCTGGTCCCTGAATCTAATTCTACTGTTTCATCCATCATGACAGTTCCCGGAAATTCACCATCGGTCAAATCACCAAAGTTCAAAAGAGAAGACTCGTACTATGCACAGAATGATGAGAAAGACgtg atgcaACCGCCTGCTGACAAGTCTGGTAAGATAACCAGCTATTTTCCCAAAAGCCCCGAGGGAAGACTTAACCAAAAGGATCTACTACCAGCGAGAGGGGATCCAAATAATGAAGACACTGTGCAGGGTACCATGGGAGAAGAGTCAGACG TGGCATCACTACCGCTCTTGGGCTTAATCACACCCGACACCACACCCACAAAGGAATGTATCCAACCACCTGCTAGGTCTACCCAACGACGCCCTCTTCCCTCATCCCCTCACCACCAACCCACGCCCAGTAACCCAAACCCAGAGGAGAGGGATCTCCGGCCAAAGGCAGCCCAGAAGCTTGACTATAGTGACCAAGTAGGCAAAGTGGAAGATGATAAAGCTGTCGGGTCTGAACCCACGAATACGACTAGCAGAAGCGCAGACACCAAGGAAGGAGGAAAGACCAGCAGAAAGGGCAAGAGACGATCAAAAGCAGCCAG GCAAGCCAAGCAAGTCCAATCCCCGTCTGTAACGCTAAAGGACTACTTCCCCGTAAGAAGAAGCAATCGCAAATGCAAAACTGCTATTGAG gcgGAAGAGAAGAAGATGTTACATCATGCTATCTTGTCAGGATTGGAGGAAGGAGTTGAG gtaCATGACATCGTTGGAAAAGGTCGAGGGGTCATCGCTACAAAAGTCTTCATGAAGGGGGACTTTGTGGTGGAGTATCACGGTGATCACATCGATACGAAGACGGCCAGGAAAAGAGAGAGTGAATATGCAGCAGATCCAAGCATTGGATGCTATATGTATTACTACCAGTACAACAACAAGGCTTACTG tgtCGACGCCACGCACGAATCAGGACGAATCGGACGTCTCCTGAACCACAGCAAGTCTGGTAACTGCACCACTAAACTTATCAGCATTAACAGCACGCCATACCTGATTCTAGTGGCAGCCAAAACCATCTCAGTCGGTGAGGAGCTCGTCTACGATTACGGGGATCGGGACAAAGAGTCACTACAATCTCATCCATGGCTAGCGCTATAA
- the LOC139938280 gene encoding uncharacterized protein, with translation MNSNIVENGGLIENANHLLCGKEDLFDGITLSTADEQWSSASEFGQRLQDSLEHWKSLNKRGVWLKIAIQHSELIPEAVKNQFVFHHAQPLYVMMTAWLPSNEPNQLPGYASNYIGVGGFVTNDKNELLVIKEKYTYGRRAIWKLPGGHADLDEELAATAKREVKEETGIDAEFVSIVCFRHQHKYKFNQSDIYFVCHMRALTNEIKTCPHEIAECRWMNLDEYLVDPDVTNFNKEITKRYLQNQKSNQSIQPDQLWSTFSNAYQLMYSIHAGKAD, from the exons ATGAATTCAAATATTG TTGAGAATGGTGGCCTGATTGAGAATGCAAACCATCTACTCTGTGGCAAAGAAGATCTTTTTGATGGAATTACACTTTCTACTGCAGACGAGCAGTGGAGCTCAGCATCAGAGTTTGGCCAGAGGCTTCAAG ATTCCCTGGAGCATTGGAAGTCACTGAACAAACGAGGTGTGTGGCTGAAGATTGCCATCCAGCATTCAGAGCTTATTCCAGAAGCAGTCAAG AACCAGTTTGTTTTCCACCATGCACAACCGTTGTATGTGATGATGACAGCATGGTTGCCAAGTAATGAACCCAATCAGCTTCCAGGCTATGCCAGCAATTACATAG GAGTTGGAGGTTTTGTCACGAATGACAAGAACGAGCTTCTGGTGATTAAGGAGAAGTACACGTATGGAAGGAGGGCAATATGGAAATTACCAGGAGGCCATGCAGACCTAG ATGAAGAACTGGCCGCAACAGCCAAACGTGAGGTGAAGGAAGAAACCGGTATCGATGCAGAGTTTGTGTCCATCGTCTGCTTCAGGCATCAGCACAAGTACAAATTCAACCAATCGGATATCTACTTTGTGTGTCACATGAGAGCGCTGACCAACGAGATTAAAACATGCCCTCATGAAATTGCAGAGTGTAGATGGATGAAT CTCGATGAATACCTGGTAGACCCAGATGTGACAAACTTCAACAAAGAGATCACCAAGCGCTACCTTCAGAACCAAAAGAGTAATCAAAGCATCCAACCAGATCAACTGTGGTCAACCTTCAGCAACGCCTACCAACTAATGTATTCAATACATGCTGGCAAAGCAGACTAG